A part of Phoenix dactylifera cultivar Barhee BC4 chromosome 2, palm_55x_up_171113_PBpolish2nd_filt_p, whole genome shotgun sequence genomic DNA contains:
- the LOC120109990 gene encoding receptor-like protein EIX2 — translation MAYPMELQSLHMRNNSLSGEFPSILRLCKHLVVLDLGENRLSGSIPTWIGESLSSLRVLRLRSNSFDGNIPMQIFSLSYLQVLDLACNNFSENLPSSFGNFTAMVEIPEGSKPMLSNISIVPYYEESLLIVAKGLEFEYTSVLSLVTSIDLSQNNISEEIPIEVTNLHGLHFLNLSRNHFIGKIPQNIGDMRQLESLDLSINNLYGQIPQTMLALNYLSQLNLSYNNLSGRIPSENQFWSFNDPSIYIGNHNLCGQPMPDCPTKAPPHQEEEEVDEDNSDMIWIYAGAALGFIIVFWGFIGAVMIKKDIRISYLQFIDKICDWIYVELAIAFAKLKFVMGKSNCKHS, via the coding sequence ATGGCATATCCTATGGAACTCCAATCTTTGCACATGAGAAACAATAGCTTATCTGGTGAATTTCCTTCCATCTTGAGACTTTGTAAACATTTAGTTGTTCTTGATCTTGGTGAAAACAGATTATCAGGCAGCATACCAACATGGATTGGAGAAAGCCTTTCATCTCTAAGAGTTCTTCGACTAAGATCAAATTCCTTTGATGGTAATATCCCGATGCAAATATTTAGTCTGTCTTATCTTCAGGTTTTGGACCTGGCATGCAAcaatttttcagaaaatttgCCATCAtcttttggaaattttactgCCATGGTTGAGATACCGGAAGGAAGCAAACCAATGCTTTCAAATATTAGCATAGTGCCATATTACGAAGAGAGTCTCTTGATAGTTgcaaaaggattagaatttgAGTACACTAGCGTGCTTTCACTGGTTACAAGTATTGACCTATCACAAAATAATATTTCTGAAGAGATACCTATTGAAGTGACAAATCTCCATGGACTGCATTTCTTGAACTTGTCTAGGAATCATTTTATTGGAAAAATCCCACAAAATATTGGTGACATGAGGCAGTTGGAATCACTTGATTTATCAATAAACAATCTCTATGGCCAAATTCCACAAACCATGCTTGCTTTGAATTACTTAAGCCAGTTGAACTTGTCATATAATAACTTGTCAGGAAGAATTCCATCAGAAAACCAATTTTGGTCCTTCAACGACCCCTCCATTTATATTGGTAATCATAATCTTTGTGGACAACCAATGCCAGATTGCCCTACTAAGGCACCTCCACatcaagaagaggaagaagtagATGAAGATAACTCTGATATGATATGGATTTATGCCGGTGCAGCATTGGGATTTATCATCGTATTTTGGGGTTTCATTGGTGCAGTGATGATCAAAAAGGATATCagaatttcttatcttcaattcaTTGACAAAATATGTGACTGGATTTATGTAGAATTAGCAATAGCATTTGCCAAGCTGAAGTTTGTTATGGGGAAGAGCAACTGCAAGCATAGCTAA